Below is a window of Syntrophorhabdaceae bacterium DNA.
AAGAGGTGATAAAATATGGGCAGCGTTTTAAAATGGCGTAAAAAGAAGATTAGAAAACACAAATATAAAAAGCTTAGAAGAAGAACAAGACACCAACGAAGAAAATAAATTAATTGTTGCTTCCTTAAAAAATAAAAAGGGGGATTATTTAAATGGACAACGGTTTTATTGGTATAATTGTAGGTGGAGGGCCGGCACCAGGTATTAACGGAGTAATAAGCTCTGCAACTATTGAGGCAATAAACCATGGCAGAAAAGTAATAGGTATTTTGGGAGGGTTTAAGCCCCTCCTGGAGGGAGATACAAAAAGCATAATCCACCTTACTATAGACCTTGTCTCAAGGCTCCATACAACAGGGGGCTCAATTCTAAGGACATCCAGGGACGCACCTGATGATGTGAGAAAGAATTTTAAGACCCTGATGGCAACCCTTAAAAAGATAGGTATTAAAGACCTTATAACCATAGGTGGGGAAGGGACACTGTTTATGGCAAAGTGGATAGAACAGGAGGCAAGAGGGTCTATAAATGTAGTCCATATGCCAAAAACGATAGATAATGATATTCCCCTACCTGGAGGGTTTTCTACTTTTGGATATCAAACTGCAAGACATATAGGCGTTGAGATTGTAAAAAACATCATGGAAGATTCAAGGACCATGGGCAGATGGTATTTTATAACTACCATGGGTCGCCATACAGGACACCTTGCCCTTGGTATCGGAAAAGCAGCAGGAGCAACAATAGCCTTGATACCAGAGGAGTTTCCTGAGAAAAAATTATCCTTTAAAAAGGCAGCGGATATCTTAACAGGGTCTATTATAAAGAGGCTATCCATGGGAAGAGACCATGGCGTAGCCATTATAGCAGAAGGTATAGCAGAAAAATTTGATATAGAAGAATTAAGGCAATACGAAGAACTTGAAACAGATGAAAAGGGTGGAATAAGGCTTTCAGACATACTGCTGGGAAGGGTCCTCAAAAATTTCGTTCAGGAGACATTAAAAACCATTGGTATCAATGCCACCATTGTAGACAAAAATATAGGATATGAATTAAGGGCAGCAGAGCCTATACCGTTTGACATTGAATATACAAGAAATCTTGGATATGGTGCCGTCCATTTTCTTTTAAGGGGAGGGACAGGTGCTTTGATTGCATTTTATGAGGGGAATCTGAGACCCATACCATTTGTTGAGCTCTTTGATTATAATACAGGGAAGGCAAAGGTAAGATACGTTGATATGTCATCACAGTCCTATGAAGTGGCAAGAAATTATATGATAAGACTTGAAAAAGATGACTTTGAACCAGAAAGATTAAAAAATATTAGCCGTGTTACATCATTAACACCTGATGAATTCAAAGAGAGATTTTATTACCTTGTAGAGGGCCAGGAATGCTAAAAGATAATAGGCCTAAAGGTATTTTACTATAAACACATCCCTGAGACCCCTACATACTACTCCTTTTGTCTTTCTATAGGTATAAAAAATAATTTAATCTTTTTGCTGTCTATGGCAAGAACTCCTGACAAAAGCTCAAAACCCATACCCTCAGGTTCTTTTTTTAACTCAAAAATAAATGCAAATCTCCTCTTCCAGCTTAAGGAATCCTCTTCCTTAGTATAGAGGCCATATAAGACATTAGAAACAGTCTTATCTCCTCTCTTTTTTCTTTCGTATAATGTAATCAATGGCTTTATTATTACGTCAACACCATCATACCTTAACGGAAATATGGAAGGGAAATAAAAATTATAATCCTTATCTTTACATCTGTATTCAAAAAATGGCCAGACATTAAAAAATGTGCCTTTTTCATCCTCTATATACCTATTGATTACGAGAAACCACTTATAGACATACCTTTCTTCACCTCTATACCAAATGGAGTCCCTGAATACAGGCCAGAGGATAGAATATTTTACATCCTTTTCGTTTCTATCGTATGTATATAAAGGAAACACACTCATGCCTTCCCTGTCTTCACCTTCTATCCTTGTATATATAGGCCAAAAAAGGTCGAGCTGTTTCTTATACTCTGTCTTCTGTCTTGTATATATAGGCCACAAGATAGACTTAAATTCACTTTTTTTGGATTCCCCATGGATATAAAAAGGGATGGCATAAAAAGACCTTACAGGGTCATCTGTATTTATGCCCTTCTCTCCCTGGAAAAATATAGGCCATAGAAAGAATCTCGTATAACTTTCCCCTTCCCTGTTTCTAAATCCAAACAGAGGCCATGCCTTTATGCCCTCTTCTTTTCCACTGTAAAAGGCAAAAAATGGCCATAGTATATTTGTCTTTCTTGCTTCATTGACCTCTGAATAACTGTAGATAGGCCACATAAAAAATCCCATCTCATCCTTATTAAACCTGTTGTATAACCTTCCGTAAAAAGGGAATATACCGAAATAATTACCTTTTTTTGACTCGCCCCAGAAAAAAGGGAATATGGCTGTATTTCCCTTATCATCATCCTTTTTCTTCATATAAAATGGAACAAAATATGAGGTATCTTTATCACTTTTACCCAAGGGATAGAGATACCTATAAACTCCACCATCCTGGGATTCATAAGAAAAAAGAAAGGGTCTTATGGCAAGACGAGTGGAGACCTCGTCTTTTTTGTATGAGAATAGGGGACCTAAAAAATGTCTCTCACTATCAAGCTCCCATGTCAGTGGCCAAAAGGAATGGGCAACACAGGGAAAAAGAAAAATAAAAAAAAAGATTAGTCTTATCAAAACATCAAACCAAAAATAGTTCCAAGTATTGTAATGGGGGTCATCTCGGAGATACCATCTGCACCCTTCTGAAGTTTCTTCATAGCCCTCTCTGTCTCTATGTAAAGACTATCATCCTTTGCAAGCTTTCCAAGGGTGCCCTCACCTTTTTTAACACCATCTGTTATATCTTTCAGGTTTTTTACAGTATCCTTTGCTTCATTATAGAGAGAATCATCCTTTGCAAGTTTGCCCAGAGAACCCTTTCCCTGATCTATATCTGTTGTTATGTTCTTTAAGGCACTCATGGTATCTTTTGCATCATTATAAAGTTTATCATCTTTTAAAAGCATTCCTAAGCTGCCTTTTCCACTCTCCACATCACCGACTATCTTTTTGAGACCTTTAAGTGCATCATCTGCATTGGCAATAACGCTGTTTATACTTTGTTTGTTGTCTTTTATAATATCTTTGAATTCGCCGGTTATTGCCTGGATATTGTCAATACTCTTCTTTATCCCTACCTTTTCTTTTTCGCCTAAAATACCCTGGAATTCCCCAACAGTATCACCGAACTTCTTGGCTGCCTTACTGACCTGTGTGAATATCTCATCAAAACTTGGGGAGGTTAAAACATTGCCTACCTGCTCACCTCTGGAGAGCATCTTTTTATCTTTACCTGGTAATATCTCAAGATATTTATCACCAAGAACCCCTTGAGTTCTCACGGCAATCACACTATCCGCTGGAATCTTTACATCATCTCTAACAGAGAACCTGATGAGAGCCTTATAGCCTTCGAGTTTGACACTCCTTATCCTGCCTATCTCTACTCCTGCAATCAAGACAGGAGATTTTGCATCAAGACCACCTGCATTTTCAAGATAAACGGTCAGATCATATCCTTTATCGCTTAAGACACCGAATTTACCTATCCTAACAGACATATAAAACAATATAATAAAACCTATGAGCACAAGGATCCCTACCTTTAGTTCCGGAGAAATCTGACTCTTTTTCATCTATCACCTCCTGTAAAACCTGGTATACCTGTTGCTTTTAAAAACTCTTTTATCTCTTCTTTCTTACTCTGTCTAATCTCTTTTGGTGTCCCAAATTCTATAACCTTCCCATTGTAAAGCATGGCAACTTTATGTGCTATCCTGAACATCCCCAGTATGTCATGGCTTATCACCACATATGTTTTCTGCAACCTCTCCTGTGTCTCCTTTATGAGATCCAGAATGGTCAGCGCTGTAATGGGATCGAGGGCACTTGTAGGCTCATCAAACAATATTATGCCAGGGTCAAGTATCAACGCCCTTGCCAGCCCTACCCTCTTTCTCATACCTCCTGATAATTCTGAAGGCATCTTATCTTCAAATCCCGCAAGACCCACATTTCTCAATCTCTCCTGTGCCATGCGAATAATCTCCTTATCCGGTAGTTTTGTATGTTCTCTAACAGGGAATGCCACATTATCAAGGACATTCATAGAATCAAATAGGGCTGCCTCCTGAAAGAGCATACCGAACTTCTTTCTTACCTCGTTCAAATCCTTTTCTTTTAGTTTTGTTATGTCTCTATCGTCTATCCATATCTCTCCCTCGTCAGGTTTTAGAAGACCTATAAGGTGTTTCATAAGGACGCTTTTTCCTCCACCACTTTTACCTATGATAACCGTAATCTCACCCTGTTTTATATCAAGGTCAATACCATCAAGGACCTTTTGTGTTCCAAATGCTTTATGGAGGTTATTTATCTTTATAACAGTCCCGTTGTTTTTCATTTAGAACATTAAAGAGGTAAGGACATAATCTGCAATCAATATAGAGACACTGGATATAACAACCGATTCTGTAGTAGATCTACCTACCCCTTCTGCGCCTCCCCTTGTGTAAAAACCTTTATAACATGCAACCACACTCAATATAACCCCGAAACAGGCTGCCTTTACAAGTCCGTTATATATGTCCTCCAGGTCAAGATATTTGATCATCTTATTTATAAATGCGCCTTCATTTATACCGAGGAGTTTCACGCCTACAAGCCAGCCGCCCACTATACCCACAAAATCTGAAACAATTGTAAGAACAGGGAGCATAAAAAAAGATGCTATTACCCTGGGGGTGACGAGATATTTTATAGGGTTTAATGCCATGACTATCAAGGCGTCGATCTGCTCCGTGACCCTCATTGTCCCCAGTTCTGCTGCCATGGCTGAACCTGCCCTTCCTGTAACCATAAGACTTGTGAGCACAGGACCTAATTCCCTTGTCATGCTTAATGCCACTGTTGTTCCCACAAGTCCTTCAGCGCCGAATTTTCTGAAACCATAATAAGATTGGAGCGCAAGAACCATACCTGTAAATGTCCCTGTAATAATTACAACACCAACAGATTTGACACCTATAAACTCCATCTGTTTAAAGATATAATTAAATTTTAAAGGTCTTCTGAAAGCCAGGAGGATGCTATTCAAAAACATGAGTCCCATGCCACCTAATTGTCTCAATATATCAACGATTCCTCCTGAAACCTTGCTTATAAGACTATTCAATATACGTCCTCTTTATCTTTCTCGATACCCTGCACAGGACCTCATAAGGTATTGTCCCTTCTAATTCTGCTATATCATTTGCTGTTATGCAAGCCTCTTCTGCAAAGCCCATAAATACCACTTCATCACCTTTTACAAAATCATCATGACCTGTTATGTCAACAAGAATCCAGTCCATACAGATCCTGCCTACTATATTACACCTTCTTCCCTTTATCAACACAAAACCCTTGTTTGATAATGCCCTTGGATATCCATCTGAATAGCCAAGAGGGACACAAGCTATCCTGGTTGTCACTTTAGTCTTAAATGTCCTTCCGTAGCTTAATGAATATCCCTCAGGAAATGTCCTTATAAGGGCTATCCTTGAAGATAGCTTCATAACCTGTTTTAGTCTAATCTTATCCATCAAGGATGAATCAGGATATGAACCGTATAAGCCTATGCCTGCTCTTACCATATTAAAGATTGCCTCAGGATATACCATAATAGCCCCTGTATTTGCCATATGGATATAATTAGGATTGATATCAAAAGACCTGAAGGTATGAATTATATTTTTGAATAATTCAATCTGTTTTTGTCCATATTCGTCCCTCACCTCTGATGAGGCAAAATGACTCATGATTCCCTCTACATGGATATTCTCTATATTTTTCAAGATTTTAATAATTTCATTCACATCCTCTTTATTAAAACCAAGTCTACCCATACCAGTATCAAATTTTAAATGAATCTTTAAAGGTAGATCAAAATCATTACTCTCCTTTTCAATCCTTTTTAAACAATCCATATCATATACCACAGGTGTAAGTCTATTATGAACAAAAGGCATTGTGCTGTCCCATGGCATAATCCCGCTCATCACCAGTATTGGTGATTTTATCCCCTCTCTTCTTAATGTCAATGCCTCATTAAGAGATGCTACCCCAAAATATTCTGCGCCTACAAATTCAAGCCTTTTTGTCACCTCTGTAGCTCCATGTCCATAGGCATCTGCCTTGACAACACACAAAATCTTTACATCATCGTTAGGGAGTAATGACTTAAGAACCTTATAATTTTCTTCGAGAAAACGAAGATTAATAGAAACCGTTGCCCTTGGTATGCTGTCTGTTATCTTCATGGATTTTTCAAGCCTTTAAATGCCCTTTCAAAAGCCTCTATGGTTGCATTTAGTTCATTCTCACCATGTTGATGAGACAAAAAGGCTGCCTCAAATGGGCTTGGAGCAAAATATATCCCCTCCTCAAGCATGGATTTAAAAAATCTTTCGTATAATAATCTATCAGAATCCATAGCAGATGTATAATCCATGACATCCCTGTCTGAAAAGAATCCTGTCCACATACCGGTTGTTTGGTTTATAACATATGGTATCCCATATCTTCCAGCCATATCAATTGCGGCATCCTTTAATCTTTTTCCAAAATAGTCCATCTTCTCGTAGATGTCTCGATTATTTTTAAGATAATCAAGGACATATAAACCTGCTCTAACAGCTATGGGATTACCTGAGAGCGTGCCTGCCTGATAGACATCTCCTATTGGTGCTAAAGCCTCCATTATCTCAGCCCTACTTCCTATGGCACCTATAGGGAAACCACCACCTATAATCTTTCCAAGGCATGTGATGTCAGGTGTGATGCCGTAGATATGCTGTGCGCCGCCGTAGGTTACCCTAAAACCTGTTATAACCTCATCAAATATAAGGATGATGCCATATTCTCTACAGATAGATGCCACATGGAGAAGAAAATCCTCATCAGGAAGTATCACACCCATATTCCCCATTATAGGCTCCATGATTATACAGGCAATATGTTTTTCTTTTTTTACAATATCATAGACAGAATCAATATTATTAAAATCAGCAATAAATGTGTGTCTTACAAGATCCTCAGGTATTCCTTTGCTATCTGGGATACTAAATGTTGCCATACCTGAACCTGCTTTTACAAGGAGTGAATCTACATGGCCATGATAACATCCCCTAAACTTTATTATGCCATTCCTTCCTGTCCAACCCCTTGCAAGCCTTATGGCACTCATAGTTGCCTCTGTGCCGGAGTTTGTTAGACGCACCATATCTATGGAAGGAAAGGCATCTACTATCATTTCTGCCAGTTCTAATTCATATCTATGGCATGCGCCAAAACTTGTGCCGTTCATCAGGGCGTCTTTTATCTCATCTATGATCCCATCATGGGCATGACCCAGAATAATAGCACCCCAGGACATAACATAATCAAGATATTTGTTTCCGTCCTCATCAAAAAGATAGGCACCCTTTCCTCTTTGAACATAAAAAGGGGTATCATTGACAGACTTGAAAGCCCTAACCGGACTGTTTACACCACCTGGTATTACCCTTTTTGACCTTAAAAAAAGACTCAATGATATATCTCTATTCATGCGTCACCTTGATAGATGTCTTCTTAAACTCCCTTTTGCTGAAAAATATCTTAAAATCATCTATTCCTGTCTTTTGTGATATACGGTTAACGATATTTATGCACTCATCCTTGCTTTTCCCATGTATCATGGTATAGATATTGTATTCCCAAAAACCTCCTGTATCCCTTTCATAACAATGACTTATCTCAGGGAATGTGGCCATTATACTACCTGTCTTTTCCACGTCTTCCTTTTTTACCTTCCAAACAACCATGGCATTATGGGTATATAAAACCTTTCTATGATAAAGGACAGCCGCTACCCTCCTGATGCTCCCCTCTTTTAACATCTCTTTGAGTCTTGCCACAATCTCGTCCTCATCTATACCACATTTACTCCCTATCTCTTTATAAGGTTCAAGGACCAATGGAAAATCATCAGGGATATTCTTTAAAAATGACCTATCCGCTTCTTTATTCATGGTCTCTATTTTACATACATGATATATCCTTTTCAAATGAAAACTAATCTTTTTGGTTATAAAAAAAATACTTTACATTAACCCAATATCTATGTAAATTCATAATTTTAAAATTACAAAAACTTATTACAGGAGTTAAACATGGCAAAACCTTCAGCAAGACTGGAAAAGATACCACCATATTTGTTTGCAAGGATTGATAAGAAAAAGGAAGAGGCAAGGAGAAAGGGCATAGACCTCATTGACTTTGGCATAGGCGACCCTGATATCCCGACCCCGGCAAACATTATAGAGAAAATGAAGGAAGCTACAGAAAACTCAAGAAACCATAGGTATCCCAGTTATGAAGGCATGCATGCCTTTAGAAAGGCAGTGGCAGATTGGTATAAAAAAAGATTTTCTGTAAAGCTGAATCCTGATGATGAGGTGGTGACACTCATAGGTTCAAAAGAAGGTATTGCCCATTTACCATGGGCATATGTAGATCCAGGGGATATAGTCCTTGTCCCATCGCCAGGTTATCCTGTCTACAAAATATCCACACTCCTTGCAGGTGGAACTCCCTATATAATGCCCCTTAAAGAGGAGAACAACTTTCTTCCTGACCTGGAAAAGATCCCTAAGGATATCCTTAAAAAGGCAAAGATTATCTTTATTAATTATCCCAATAACCCCACTGGTGCCCATGCCGACGATGATTTCTTTAAAAAGATTGTCCACATAGCAAAAGAATACGACATACTTGTATGCCATGATGCAGCATATAGCGAGATAGCCTATGAAGGATATAGACCCAAAAGCTTTCTTGAATTCGATCCTGAGAAAAAATACTCCATAGAGTTTCATTCTCTTTCAAAGACATACTGTATGACAGGCTGGAGGATAGGATTTGCAGTAGGCAATAGAGAAGCCATATACAATCTGGGGAAGCTTAAGACAAACATAGACTCAGGTGTATTTCAGGCAATCCAGCAGGCTGGAATCGAGGCACTCACAGGTGATCAGACAAGCCTTGAAGAGCTTAAAAAGAGATTCCAGAAAAGAAGGGATATGGTCATAGAAGGCCTTAACTCTCTGGGTATAAAGGTTAGAAAACCCCTTGCAACCTTCTATATATGGGCAAAAGTGCCCAAAAAATACAAATCAGAAGAATTCTGCGAGAGACTCATTGAAAAAACCGGTATTGTAGTTACACCAGGGAATGGCTTTGGAGATGAAGGAGAAGGTTATTTTAGGATATCTCTCACAATAAACGAAAAAAAGATAAAAGAGGCCATGAAAAGGCTCGCATCGTTTAAATATTAATCCCTGAATCTGGTTAAATAGTGTATTGAGTCCCTATTGCTATACCTACTTTATATGGCCATATCTATTTTTTTTAATATCTCCATTCTTTCGCCTTTAACCCCTTCTGTATATCTTCTCAAATCAAGGACAATGACTGTTTTATTATCGGCACTACCATAATCAGTGGCAACAGAGATGATGGTATCTGCTGCCTTCTGGGCATCATGGCATTTCCTTGTTATTTTCATTGCCTCTTCCGCATCCATGACATCCCACACACCATCACAGGCAACTATGACATAGTCATTCTCTCTACCAAATAAGCCTTCTAAAATAAATGGCTCTGCTATCACATAAGGTTTTAGATGGCCATCCCCCAAGGCACGACTCATAGCCAGATCACCCTGAACCCTGTATACACCGAATTTGATGACATAGCCACCTAATGACTCTATCCTCCTTCTTTCTTTAGGAAAATGGGGTTTGTGATCTTCGGTGAGAAATACGGCACCATCTTTAGTGCCTATGGCAATCCTTGAATCTCCTATATTTATTGAATAAAACCTGTCCTTGATAATATAAAAATTTGCAAGGGTTGTCCCACATGAAATAACCCTTTCTACAATAAATCTATCAACCTCTCTGCAAGTTTCTCTTATAATTTCATGAATTGGTCTTCTTCTATGGGGCTCTTTATTCAATTCTTCTGACCAAAGATGTAGAAAATAAGGCGTAAACATCTCTGCTGCAATAACTGCTGCACTTGCCCCTCCATGACCATCATATACTTCGGCACTGAAAAAACCTTTTTTAGGTCTACTATAGATTGCATACTCATCCTCCATCCTATTTCTCATACCGATATCACAGCATATACCATAAGGGATATCCATGGTTTCTCTATTTTATCATAAAGGTCTAAATTTTAATACCAATGCACTATGATTCTTTTGGTTTGATGCGTTTACACCGTTGATATAATGGTAAGGAATAATACCCATCAGAGAAAAATAAAAAAAATATTTACATGTTTTTTAGACCTCTGTTATATTTTGCAATGATTTAAATACGACGACTGTGCTCTATGAGATTTTTTTTGATTAAAGATTACAGGAAATATTTTTTGATGTAACCATAAGAAGGAAGATATATGAGGAGGGATAGAACATGTATAAAATCGTTTTATTAAGGCATGGAGAAAGCACATGGAATAAAGAAAACAGGTTCACAGGGTGGACTGATGTAGACCTCTCTGAAAAAGGTATTGAAGAGGCAAAACAGGCAGGTCAAATCCTGAAAAAAGAGGGTTATTTCTTTGATATAGCATTTACATCCTATCTAAAAAGGGCTATAAGGACCCTTTGGATAGTCCTCGATGAAATGGATCTCATGTGGATACCAGAATACAAATCTTGGAGGCTCAATGAAAGGCATTATGGTGCACTCCAGGGATTAAATAAGGCAGAGATGGCAGAAAAATTCGGCAGTGAGCTTGTTCATCAGTGGAGGAGAAGTTATGATGTCCCGCCACCAAAACTCGAAAAAAATGACCCGAGATACACTGCTAATGACCCGAGATACAGAGACCTCGATGAAAAAGATATCCCTTTGAGCGAGTGTCTTAAAGATACAGTTATAAGATTTATGCCTTACTGGCAGGAAGTTATTTCACCTTTAATATTGCAAGGAAAGAGGATAATCATCGTTGCCCACGGAAATAGCCTGAGGGCGCTGGTCAAACATCTGGATAACATCCCTGATGAAGAGATACCTGGCCTAAATATCCCAACAGGCATTCCCCTTGTATATAACCTTGATAAAGACCTAAAACCTATAGAAAGTTTTTACCTCGGTGATACAGAAGAGATAGAAAAGGCAATCAAGAAGGTAGCTGACCAGACAAAAAAGAAATAAAACGAGACTCTTTTTCAAAGGTCTTTTCCGGGGCATATTATTATGCCCCTTTTAATAAATTTCACCTATTTCGAGCTATATTTCTGACAAAAGCCAAATTCCAAAATGGATAATACTCTCAATACTTACCGAGCTCATCCATTACACCCTAAATTTCACTAATCTTTTCTAATTCAAAAATCTCCTTTTCTGAATACTATAAGGGCTCATGCTTTTACTACATAATAAAATCGAATTATTATTCACTTTTTTCAGAATTTTAGGTCACCTTTTTTATCATATTGGTTTTTAAAATGAATTAAACATGGACAAGTTATCTCCCCAAAATTCTTGCATTTTCTAAAGCCTTATATTTTAATGGACCAGTATAACCTGCTCTTTCAAAGGTATCATAGGCGTCTCTATAATATTTCCTTGCCATACTGATATTACCATTTTTATGATATAAACCACCCATATTAAAAAGAAGCCTGGCATAATTAACTGTATCCTGTAACCCCAGCCTGTCTCTTATAGTCTTTGACTGCATGTAATATTCCAGTGCCTTATCAAGTTGGCCTTTGGAGTCATAAACAATACCCATGTTCATCATAAGAGCGGCATAACCACCTGTATCCTGTAACCCCAGCCTGTCTCTTATAGTCTTTGACTGCATGTAATATTCNNNNNNNNNNNNNNNNNNNNNNNNNNNNNNNNNNNNNNNNNNNNNNNNNNNNNNNNNNNNNNNNNNNNNNNNNNNNNNNNNNNNNNNNNNNNNNNNNNNNCAGTGCCTTATCAAGTTGGCCTTTGGAGCCATAAACAACACCCATGCTCAACATAAGGTCGGCATAACCATCTGTATTTGTTTCTCTTTT
It encodes the following:
- a CDS encoding AURKAIP1/COX24 domain-containing protein produces the protein MGSVLKWRKKKIRKHKYKKLRRRTRHQRRK
- the pfp gene encoding diphosphate--fructose-6-phosphate 1-phosphotransferase translates to MDNGFIGIIVGGGPAPGINGVISSATIEAINHGRKVIGILGGFKPLLEGDTKSIIHLTIDLVSRLHTTGGSILRTSRDAPDDVRKNFKTLMATLKKIGIKDLITIGGEGTLFMAKWIEQEARGSINVVHMPKTIDNDIPLPGGFSTFGYQTARHIGVEIVKNIMEDSRTMGRWYFITTMGRHTGHLALGIGKAAGATIALIPEEFPEKKLSFKKAADILTGSIIKRLSMGRDHGVAIIAEGIAEKFDIEELRQYEELETDEKGGIRLSDILLGRVLKNFVQETLKTIGINATIVDKNIGYELRAAEPIPFDIEYTRNLGYGAVHFLLRGGTGALIAFYEGNLRPIPFVELFDYNTGKAKVRYVDMSSQSYEVARNYMIRLEKDDFEPERLKNISRVTSLTPDEFKERFYYLVEGQEC
- a CDS encoding MlaD family protein, with translation MKKSQISPELKVGILVLIGFIILFYMSVRIGKFGVLSDKGYDLTVYLENAGGLDAKSPVLIAGVEIGRIRSVKLEGYKALIRFSVRDDVKIPADSVIAVRTQGVLGDKYLEILPGKDKKMLSRGEQVGNVLTSPSFDEIFTQVSKAAKKFGDTVGEFQGILGEKEKVGIKKSIDNIQAITGEFKDIIKDNKQSINSVIANADDALKGLKKIVGDVESGKGSLGMLLKDDKLYNDAKDTMSALKNITTDIDQGKGSLGKLAKDDSLYNEAKDTVKNLKDITDGVKKGEGTLGKLAKDDSLYIETERAMKKLQKGADGISEMTPITILGTIFGLMF
- a CDS encoding ABC transporter ATP-binding protein, with the protein product MKNNGTVIKINNLHKAFGTQKVLDGIDLDIKQGEITVIIGKSGGGKSVLMKHLIGLLKPDEGEIWIDDRDITKLKEKDLNEVRKKFGMLFQEAALFDSMNVLDNVAFPVREHTKLPDKEIIRMAQERLRNVGLAGFEDKMPSELSGGMRKRVGLARALILDPGIILFDEPTSALDPITALTILDLIKETQERLQKTYVVISHDILGMFRIAHKVAMLYNGKVIEFGTPKEIRQSKKEEIKEFLKATGIPGFTGGDR
- a CDS encoding ABC transporter permease; the encoded protein is MNSLISKVSGGIVDILRQLGGMGLMFLNSILLAFRRPLKFNYIFKQMEFIGVKSVGVVIITGTFTGMVLALQSYYGFRKFGAEGLVGTTVALSMTRELGPVLTSLMVTGRAGSAMAAELGTMRVTEQIDALIVMALNPIKYLVTPRVIASFFMLPVLTIVSDFVGIVGGWLVGVKLLGINEGAFINKMIKYLDLEDIYNGLVKAACFGVILSVVACYKGFYTRGGAEGVGRSTTESVVISSVSILIADYVLTSLMF
- the alr gene encoding alanine racemase, with product MKITDSIPRATVSINLRFLEENYKVLKSLLPNDDVKILCVVKADAYGHGATEVTKRLEFVGAEYFGVASLNEALTLRREGIKSPILVMSGIMPWDSTMPFVHNRLTPVVYDMDCLKRIEKESNDFDLPLKIHLKFDTGMGRLGFNKEDVNEIIKILKNIENIHVEGIMSHFASSEVRDEYGQKQIELFKNIIHTFRSFDINPNYIHMANTGAIMVYPEAIFNMVRAGIGLYGSYPDSSLMDKIRLKQVMKLSSRIALIRTFPEGYSLSYGRTFKTKVTTRIACVPLGYSDGYPRALSNKGFVLIKGRRCNIVGRICMDWILVDITGHDDFVKGDEVVFMGFAEEACITANDIAELEGTIPYEVLCRVSRKIKRTYIE
- the hemL gene encoding glutamate-1-semialdehyde 2,1-aminomutase; translated protein: MNRDISLSLFLRSKRVIPGGVNSPVRAFKSVNDTPFYVQRGKGAYLFDEDGNKYLDYVMSWGAIILGHAHDGIIDEIKDALMNGTSFGACHRYELELAEMIVDAFPSIDMVRLTNSGTEATMSAIRLARGWTGRNGIIKFRGCYHGHVDSLLVKAGSGMATFSIPDSKGIPEDLVRHTFIADFNNIDSVYDIVKKEKHIACIIMEPIMGNMGVILPDEDFLLHVASICREYGIILIFDEVITGFRVTYGGAQHIYGITPDITCLGKIIGGGFPIGAIGSRAEIMEALAPIGDVYQAGTLSGNPIAVRAGLYVLDYLKNNRDIYEKMDYFGKRLKDAAIDMAGRYGIPYVINQTTGMWTGFFSDRDVMDYTSAMDSDRLLYERFFKSMLEEGIYFAPSPFEAAFLSHQHGENELNATIEAFERAFKGLKNP
- a CDS encoding LL-diaminopimelate aminotransferase → MAKPSARLEKIPPYLFARIDKKKEEARRKGIDLIDFGIGDPDIPTPANIIEKMKEATENSRNHRYPSYEGMHAFRKAVADWYKKRFSVKLNPDDEVVTLIGSKEGIAHLPWAYVDPGDIVLVPSPGYPVYKISTLLAGGTPYIMPLKEENNFLPDLEKIPKDILKKAKIIFINYPNNPTGAHADDDFFKKIVHIAKEYDILVCHDAAYSEIAYEGYRPKSFLEFDPEKKYSIEFHSLSKTYCMTGWRIGFAVGNREAIYNLGKLKTNIDSGVFQAIQQAGIEALTGDQTSLEELKKRFQKRRDMVIEGLNSLGIKVRKPLATFYIWAKVPKKYKSEEFCERLIEKTGIVVTPGNGFGDEGEGYFRISLTINEKKIKEAMKRLASFKY
- a CDS encoding PP2C family protein-serine/threonine phosphatase; the protein is MDIPYGICCDIGMRNRMEDEYAIYSRPKKGFFSAEVYDGHGGASAAVIAAEMFTPYFLHLWSEELNKEPHRRRPIHEIIRETCREVDRFIVERVISCGTTLANFYIIKDRFYSINIGDSRIAIGTKDGAVFLTEDHKPHFPKERRRIESLGGYVIKFGVYRVQGDLAMSRALGDGHLKPYVIAEPFILEGLFGRENDYVIVACDGVWDVMDAEEAMKITRKCHDAQKAADTIISVATDYGSADNKTVIVLDLRRYTEGVKGERMEILKKIDMAI
- the gpmA gene encoding 2,3-diphosphoglycerate-dependent phosphoglycerate mutase, producing the protein MYKIVLLRHGESTWNKENRFTGWTDVDLSEKGIEEAKQAGQILKKEGYFFDIAFTSYLKRAIRTLWIVLDEMDLMWIPEYKSWRLNERHYGALQGLNKAEMAEKFGSELVHQWRRSYDVPPPKLEKNDPRYTANDPRYRDLDEKDIPLSECLKDTVIRFMPYWQEVISPLILQGKRIIIVAHGNSLRALVKHLDNIPDEEIPGLNIPTGIPLVYNLDKDLKPIESFYLGDTEEIEKAIKKVADQTKKK